From Lepus europaeus isolate LE1 chromosome 3, mLepTim1.pri, whole genome shotgun sequence, a single genomic window includes:
- the LOC133756797 gene encoding olfactory receptor 1G1-like — protein sequence MNCSKTPGFVLSGVSNDAEKWQFLFLLFLTLYLLGLLGNLILLLAIITDIRLHTPMYFFLSQLSFVDLCFTTTTTPKMLGDLWTRSGSISFSGCLTQLYFFAVFADMDNLLLMVMAIDRYAAICHPLWYPLLMTPCRCGGLVGVSWGVAHSVSLIHTILLSQLSFYTNQDIPHYFCDFGPLLWLSCSDTHLNEDLMMALAGFLGMMPLLCIISSYAHIFYAVVRVPSAQGKRKALATCSSHISMVILFYSTVFATYLKPPSTSHSSGELVAAVMYTLVIPTLNPFIYSLRNKDVKSSLKMILGMKNFQD from the coding sequence ATGAACTGCAgcaagactcctggctttgttctctcGGGAGTGTCCAATGATGCAGAGAAAtggcaatttctttttcttcttttcttgacTTTATACTTGCTGGGCCTTCTAGGAAATCTGATTCTTCTGCTGGCTATCATTACTGACATCCGCCTCCACacgcccatgtacttcttcctcagcCAGCTCTCCTTTGTGGACCTCTGCTTCACTACTACCACAACGCCCAAAATGCTGGGAGACTTGTGGACTAGGAGTggatccatctctttctctgggtGCCTGACACAATTatatttttttgctgtttttgctGATATGGACAACCTGCTTTTGATGGTCATGGCCATTGACCGCTATGCTGCTATTTGCCATCCTCTGTGGTACCCACTCCTAATGACTCCTTGCAGATGTGGGGGACTAGTGGGTGTGTCATGGGGAGTGGCCCACTCTGTATCTCTGATCCATACTATATTGCTATCCCAACTATCTTTCTATACTAACCAAGACATTCCTCATTATTTCTGTGACTTTGGCCCACTTTTGTGGCTTTCCTGTTCTGATACCCACCTCAATGAGGATCTGATGATGGCTCTGGCTGGGTTTTTAGGAATGATGCCCTTGCTCTGCATCATAAGTTCTTATGCTCATATTTTCTATGCTGTGGTTAGGGTTCCGTCAGCACAGGGGAAAAGGAAAGCCCTGGCCACATGCAGCTCCCACATCTCCATGGTCATTCTCTTCTACAGCACAGTCTTTGCCACATACCTGAAACCCCCATCAACTTCTCACTCATCTGGGGAACTGGTTGCTGCAGTCATGTATACCTTGGTGATTCCAACTCTGAACCCTTTTATTTATAGTCTGAGAAATAAGGATGtgaaaagttcactgaaaatgatTCTAGGCATGAAGAATTTTCAGGATTAG